The region ATAATGCATCATCTTGTTATTCACAGCTTCGTTCACAGTGAAAATGTAATCATTTTTTGCAACGGATTTTAACGCATCAAGCCTGCCATCTTCTTTGACGTCCGACCAAAAGTCTGCCTTTTCCTTGTTGATGGCGGCAAAGTCTCTGTAATCACTCTTAAGTTCTGTTCCAATGCCGACAACGGTGAAGCTTTCTTTTTCTTCCAACGTATAATCTGCCATCGTTCATCCCATCCTCTTTTTTGGATTCACCAAATGTTTTTTTCATTTGATAAGTTTATAATAGCTTTAAATCATGTCAAAAAATGATACTGTTTAGGAGGCTCTGATGAAAAAAGTTGAACGGATCAATACGATCATGCGGTATATCAACAACCGCGCCTACTTTACCATTTCTGAAATCATGAGGGAATTCAACATCTCACGTTCAACGGCTATTCGCGATATCAGGGAAATCGAAGCCATGGGGATGCCGCTTGTCGCTGAAGTTGGGAGGGATGGGGGTTATTCTGTATTGACCAACTCCGTCCTGCCGACTGTTCGCTTTACAGATAATGAGATTAAAGCGCTCTTTATTGCCTTTATGGCGACAAGAAATAAACAGCTTCCTTATCTAAAAAGCCGCCAGTCTTTAGCTGAAAAATTACTGGGCCTCATCTCGGAGAACCAGCAGGAGGACCTAGTCCATTTAAATCAAATCTTGCTGTTTGAAGGGACAAACCCCAATAATCCAGATCTGCTTGAGCTTTCAGACCTGCCCCATCCAATGTTGGAAAAACTCATCGGAATCATCCTTTTGGACAATCAATTATTGATCACCGTCAATGAAGAGAATGTCATAAAGTCATATCCAATTTATCTTTTGCACCTTTATCACGAAAAAGGCATTTGGATGATTGAAGGTTTTGACTTTATGGATGATAAGAGGAGGATTATCCCAGTCGATAATCTCACCGATATCAAACTGTATCCTGCGAAGGAACGATTGAGCAAGAAAAAGATTTTAGATAAACTGTGCAGGCAGGAAGAAGTGATGAATCTAGTCATTGAACTTGGTCCAAAGGCGATTGCACAGTTCAGAAAATACCATCCAATAAAAGCTTCCATTGCCTATACCGATCCGTACCAAACGACAGCCATCCTTAAGACTTTTATCAATGTCAATAATCCTGAAGAACGGGCCGAAATGACCAATTGGCTGCTGTTCCTGGGAGGGGATATCAAGGTAAGGGAAGTGCCAAAAGAGGTATTGGAAGGATTACAAGAGAGACTTACCGTATACAGCCCATGACCAGCAAATCGCGGCGGACGGTTCTCATGCTTTTTTCTTGAAATGAGGAAGCAGTAGTACCTTCCCGGTGCTTTTCTATTATTTATTACATTTTTAATTCTGATAGACTAATAATACAAACGTTTCATAGTGAGTGATGAAAAAAATCATATTCACCAAATGAACTACTATAGAAAAGGGCGGGATACCGTGAAAAAAAGAATAATGGCAGGAGCTTGTCTATTGGCCCTCCCTCAATTGTTAATTGGCTGTTCACAAGCAGTGACTTCACAACAGCAAGATCTGGAGCTGAATGAAAAGTCGAAATTAACCTTTGAAGAAAAGCACTATGGCACTGATGGATTGGCAAAGTCTCCGAGATTCGCACTTAAAGCAAACTATCAGGCTATCGAACCTTCCCAAAAGGCGCAGCCATTAGAAACAAAATATACAGATGAACAGTTGGCCCAAATACCAAAAGCAGAAGCGCATGGAGATAAACGGGAAAGAAGTGTCCCTTTAGGACAAGTATTACAAAAAGGGGCGACAGATCAATCAGATGGACCGCTCCAAAAAAATAGGATCGTTTCCTATTATGGAAACCCTCATTCGGTTCACATGGGGATTCTAGGAGAATATAATCCACAAACGTTAATGGATAAATTGATCGAACAAACCCGTGCATATTCCGAACTTGATCCTGAAAGACCTGCTATTCCTGCAATTGAATTGATTACAACCATCGCACAGCGCAATCCCGGAAAAAATGGTCTTTATGTTCACCCTACGCCCGCCGTCGACATCGAAGAGTATGCGAAATTAGCAAAAGAACATCATGCCTTATTAATTTTAGATGTTCAACTAGGTCGCGACACCATTATGAACCAAGTAAAATCACTAGAAAAATATTTAAAATTACCATATGTTCATTTAGCGATAGATACCGAGTTCCATGTCAAAGAAGGGCAAGTTCCAGGAGTCGATCTCGGGCATGTGGATGGCGAAAATATTCAGAAAGCGATCGAATATGTTTCAAACCTCGTGGAGGAGAATGGACTTCCGGACAAAGTCGTAGTCGTCCATCAATTTGCCGACAAAATTATTAACAACAAAAGCGCCATTCATCCCGAAAAAAATGTAGAGGTTGTTTTAAATAATGATGGATTTGGATTTCCGGCTCTAAAAAGAACAGGGTATCATCAACTTGTACATAACCAACCTATTCAGTACGGCGGGTTCAAGTTGTTCTATAAAAATGATAAGCCTTTAATGACTCCTAAAGATGTATTAGGGCTGGACCCAGCACCAGCATTTATTAATTATCAATAACGGACCGAAAAAGCATGAGGACTCTCCCCATGCTTACTTAAAAGGTTGTTTAAGGCTTGCCAAAATTTAACCAAAAGGGGAGAACGTTTGATGAAATTTGAAAAAGTCCGTTGGGGGATCATTGGATGCGGTGATGTGACTGAAGTGAAGAGCGGGCCTGCATTTCAAAAGATCAAAAACTCGGAGCTCTCTGCCGTTATGCGGAGAAGCAGTGAAAAAGCAAAGGACTATGCGAAAAGGCATCATGTTCCGAAATGGTACGATGATGCCGATGCGCTTATCAATGATCCCGATGTCGATGCCATTTATATTGCCACCCCGCCAGGATCACATAAGGAGTATACAATTAAAGCGGCAAAGGCAGGAAAACCCGTATATGTAGAAAAGCCGATGGCGCGTAATTGGGCCGAATGCCAGGAAATGATTGCTGCTTGCAAAGCTGCCGGTGTTCCTCTGTATGTTGCTTATTACCGCAGGGCACAGCCGAGATTTTTAAAAATAAAAGAGCTGCTGGAAAGGAGAGCGATCGGTGAGGTTCGTTTCGTTTCAACCAAACAGTATCAAAAAGCCAGGGAAGCTGTGAAGGATCCAACCAATCTCCCTTGGAGGGTCCAGCCTGAATTGTCCGGAGGAGGACTGTTTTTTGACTTGGCGAGTCATACGCTGGATATTTTAGATTATTTGCTGGGACCGATCACCGAGGCAGAAGGTTTTGCTTCGAATCAAGCGGGTCATTACCAGGCAGAAGATATTGTGTCCGGCACATATCGATTTGAATCAGGGATCCATGGAGTAGGGAGCTGGTGTTTTTCTGCATTTGAAGATGAGGATGTGAACGAAATCATCGGCAGTAAAGGAAAAATTACATTTTCCACGTTTGGAGATGACCCTATTGTGTTGACGACTGCTGATGGAAAAAAGGAATGGAGTTTTGAACGGCCGCAGCATGTCCATCAGCCGCTTGTCGAAACAATCGTTGCTGAATTAACGGGGGAAACCACACAATGCCCAAGTACTGGAGTGACCGGTGCGAGAACCAATCGGGTCATGGATGCACTGGTGAAGAGAAAATAAGTAGATTCTATAAGAAAATTTTCTTCCTGAATAAATGCCGAAAATGGAATTATTGGTATGCAATGCCTTAATCAAATATGTTAAGGCATTTTTTGTATTCCAAAGTCGAGATGGAAGGACTTCTCCCTTTTTTACCAGCCACAAATAGTTTATAATTATCAGAGAATAGAAGAAATTTTTAATCTAATAATAATTGTAATCGGTTAATTTGTTAAATAAAGACAGAAAACGTATGTAACTAGGTTCGCCAACATCTTTTCTGCAAATTTCAGTGTATAAGGATGGTAAAAATGAGCAACAGAGAAACTAAAACAGACGTTATCTTAATCGGTGCCGGTATCATGAGTGCAACTTTAGGGACATTATTGAAAGAACTAGTGCCTGATATGAATATTAAAGTATTCGAGAAGCTTGATAAATCAGGCGATGAAAGTTCGAACGAGTGGAATAATGCTGGAACGGGGCATGCCGCCTTGTGCGAGCTTAACTATACTGTCGAGAAGCCCGACGGATCGATCGATATTAGCAAAGCGATTAAAATTAATGAACAGTTCCAGCTCTCCATGCAGTTTTGGTCTTATCTAGTAAAGAGGGGGCTGATCCAAAACCCGCAGGACTTTATCATGCCGCTGCCTCATATGAGCATGGTGCAAGGTGAAGACAATGTCACGTTTTTAAAAAATCGATTTAAAGCGCTGTCAAACAATCCTCTGTTTCAAGGAATGGAATTTTCAGATGATCCAGAAAAACTGATGGAATGGATTCCGCTTATCATGAAGAACCGTCCATCGAATGAAGCGATCGCTGCGACAAAGATCGAAACTGGCACGGATGTTAACTTTGGTGCTTTAACACGCATGTTATTTGAGCACTTAGAGTCTAAAAACGTAGAAATCAACTATAAGCATAGTGTCGATAATATTCAGCGCACCAGCGATGGATCATGGGAGTTAAAAGTTCGAAATGTGGACAGTGGAAATGTTGAGCGCCATCAGGCAAGATTCGTCTTTATCGGGGGCGGAGGCGGAAGCCTGCACTTACTGCAAAAAACAGGCATCCCTGAAGGAAAGCATATTGGCGGCTTCCCGGTAAGCGGATTGTTCATG is a window of Falsibacillus albus DNA encoding:
- a CDS encoding helix-turn-helix transcriptional regulator, with amino-acid sequence MKKVERINTIMRYINNRAYFTISEIMREFNISRSTAIRDIREIEAMGMPLVAEVGRDGGYSVLTNSVLPTVRFTDNEIKALFIAFMATRNKQLPYLKSRQSLAEKLLGLISENQQEDLVHLNQILLFEGTNPNNPDLLELSDLPHPMLEKLIGIILLDNQLLITVNEENVIKSYPIYLLHLYHEKGIWMIEGFDFMDDKRRIIPVDNLTDIKLYPAKERLSKKKILDKLCRQEEVMNLVIELGPKAIAQFRKYHPIKASIAYTDPYQTTAILKTFINVNNPEERAEMTNWLLFLGGDIKVREVPKEVLEGLQERLTVYSP
- a CDS encoding Gfo/Idh/MocA family protein, yielding MKFEKVRWGIIGCGDVTEVKSGPAFQKIKNSELSAVMRRSSEKAKDYAKRHHVPKWYDDADALINDPDVDAIYIATPPGSHKEYTIKAAKAGKPVYVEKPMARNWAECQEMIAACKAAGVPLYVAYYRRAQPRFLKIKELLERRAIGEVRFVSTKQYQKAREAVKDPTNLPWRVQPELSGGGLFFDLASHTLDILDYLLGPITEAEGFASNQAGHYQAEDIVSGTYRFESGIHGVGSWCFSAFEDEDVNEIIGSKGKITFSTFGDDPIVLTTADGKKEWSFERPQHVHQPLVETIVAELTGETTQCPSTGVTGARTNRVMDALVKRK
- a CDS encoding malate:quinone oxidoreductase, encoding MVKMSNRETKTDVILIGAGIMSATLGTLLKELVPDMNIKVFEKLDKSGDESSNEWNNAGTGHAALCELNYTVEKPDGSIDISKAIKINEQFQLSMQFWSYLVKRGLIQNPQDFIMPLPHMSMVQGEDNVTFLKNRFKALSNNPLFQGMEFSDDPEKLMEWIPLIMKNRPSNEAIAATKIETGTDVNFGALTRMLFEHLESKNVEINYKHSVDNIQRTSDGSWELKVRNVDSGNVERHQARFVFIGGGGGSLHLLQKTGIPEGKHIGGFPVSGLFMVCNNPEVVAQHRAKVYGKAKVGAPPMSVPHLDTRYIDNKRSLLFGPFAGFSPKFLKSGSVFDLFTSIKPDNIFTMLAAGAKQMSLTKYLIQQVMLSKEQRMEELREFIPDAKSEDWDLVVAGQRVQVIKDTEAGGKGTLQFGTEVITAADGSIAALLGASPGASTAVHVMLEVLEKCFPERMTEWEPKLKEMIPSFGISLVDNPELLHEVHTFTAEALGLSEKERAYS